The window TCGGCCTCGTGCTGCTGATCGCGCTCTCGGCGAAGAACGCGATCCTGATCGTCGAGTTCGCGCGACAGCGGCGCAAGGACGGGGTGAGCATCGTCGACGCCGCGATCGAAGCGGCGCGCCTGCGCCTGCGGCCGATCATGATGACGTCGTTTGCGTTCATACTCGGCGTCGTGCCGCTCGTGGTCGCCACGGGCGCCAGCGCGAGCGCGCGCCGCTCGCTCGGGATCGCCGTGTTCTCCGGTATGCTGGCATCCACCTGCATTGCCGTGCTGTTCATTCCGTCGTTCTATGTGTTGCTGCAGCGGCTCGCCGAGCGTTGGGACGCACGTCACCCGGCGCACGATTGAGTCATGGAGATAGCCATCATGGACCGTCCCGCCAAGATCATCGTGCTCGACGACGAAGCCGAGCTGCGCAACATGCTGCAGCGCTTTCTGACGCAGCACGGATTCGAAGTGCGCGTCGTCGAGGATAGCCGCCGTCTCGATCGCTATTTGCAGCGCGAGCCCTACGATCTGCTCGTGCTCGATTTGATGATCGGCGAAGAAAACGGCCTCGAGATCTGCAGCCGCTTGCGCGCGGAAGGGCAGACGCTGCCGATCCTGATGCTGACGGCCAAGGGCGATCCGCTCGACAAAGTGGTCGGCCTCGAGACCGGCGCCGACGATTACCTCGCGAAACCGTTTCTGCCGCGCGAGCTGGTCGCGCGGATCAAGGCGCTGCTGCGGCGCCAGAAGATCGCGGCGGGCGACCCCACGGTGACGACGCAAACGGTGCGCTTCGGCGATTTCAGCCTCGATGTCGGTAAACAGGAACTCATGCGCGCAGGCGAGCGGGTCGAAATGCACTCCGCGCAGATGCAATTGCTCGTCGCGCTGGCGTCGTCGCCGAACCGGCCCGTGAGCCGCGATAACTTGATGGCGCGCGCCCGCGGACGCGAGCACGAAGCGCTCGATCGCAGCATCGACGTACAGGTGCTGCGCCTGCGGCAGATGGTCGAAGCCGACCCGTCGAAGCCGCGCTTCATCAAGACCGTATGGGGCGTGGGCTACATGCTGATCGCGGACGTCGAATCATGAGACGCCGCTTGCTGCCGAAATCGGTGCTCGCGCGCAACATCGCGCTGCTGATCGTGGTCGTGATGCTGAGCCAGGTGTGTTCGTTGGTGGTGCTCGTGCATTACGTGCAGAAGCCGCGCGTGGAGCGTGCGGCGACGGTGTTCGCGAACTATGTCGCGCTGCTCGATTCGCTGCTCGATGTCGTTCCGGATCACGCACGCGATGCGGTGATCGCACGCTTCGATGGGCGCAAGACCCCGCCCGAAGAGGCCGCGTCCGCGCCGACGCCGAATCCCTTGATGCTCTATCACTCGTATCAGCGCGACGTGTTCCTCGACAGCCTGCGCCAGCATCTGCCGGGCGACATGCCGGTGCGCTGGCAAAGCGAAGGCGGGACGCGCTTGTGGATACGGATGCATG is drawn from Trinickia violacea and contains these coding sequences:
- a CDS encoding response regulator — translated: MDRPAKIIVLDDEAELRNMLQRFLTQHGFEVRVVEDSRRLDRYLQREPYDLLVLDLMIGEENGLEICSRLRAEGQTLPILMLTAKGDPLDKVVGLETGADDYLAKPFLPRELVARIKALLRRQKIAAGDPTVTTQTVRFGDFSLDVGKQELMRAGERVEMHSAQMQLLVALASSPNRPVSRDNLMARARGREHEALDRSIDVQVLRLRQMVEADPSKPRFIKTVWGVGYMLIADVES